The following proteins are encoded in a genomic region of Sparus aurata chromosome 11, fSpaAur1.1, whole genome shotgun sequence:
- the faslg gene encoding tumor necrosis factor ligand superfamily member 6: MSCDQSYPFPQVFLVDEGSGRGGRQHPSQSPNLVPCWSFPPPQERARARGKSRGCMGVSHSAALVVLMLFLLVFAALGLGFYQIYNMQKELKEIDKAKPVSEFNAPQKQIGHYEPEVNGGDKDEDRPAAHVIGRIEKRHSDTLRWDPRTGRAFTSGGVAYQFEDGALRVNETGLFHVYSRVELVFKDCDQKSSFVHSVFVRREGVSLPMTLMEGHRASFCSQHPGRPWTTESYLGSALQLQKHDRVFVNVSQPSYLSHEHYANFFGLYKI; the protein is encoded by the exons ATGAGCTGTGACCAGAGCTACCCGTTCCCACAGGTGTTCCTCGTGGATGAAGGCAGTGGCCGTGGGGGTCGGCAGCACCCTTCCCAGTCGCCAAATCTCGTACCCTGCTGGTCCTTCCCGCCTCCCCAGGAGAGAGCAAGGGCCCGTGGAAAGAGCCGGGGCTGCATGGGGGTCAGCCACAGCGCAGCCCTGGTTGTGCTGATGCTGTTCCTGCTTGTGTTTGCAGCCCTGGGGCTCGGATTCTACCAGATTTACAACATGCAGAAGGAGCTGAAAGAAATTGATAAG GCGAAACCTGTGAGTGAGTTTAATGCGCCACAGAAGCAAATCG GTCACTATGAACCTGAGGTGAACGGAGGAGACAAAGATGAAGACAGACCCGCAGCGCATGTGATAG GGCGGATTGAAAAAAGACACTCCGATACTTTGCGCTGGGATCCGCGGACGGGTCGGGCTTTCACATCCGGAGGAGTTGCTTACCAGTTTGAGGATGGCGCTCTGCGAGTCAACGAGACCGGACTCTTCCACGTCTACTCCAGAGTGGAGTTGGTCTTTAAGGACTGTGACCAAAAGTCCTCGTTTGTTCACTCTGTGTTTGTGAGGAGAGAAGGAGTCTCCTTACCCATGACCCTGATGGAGGGCCACAGAGCGAGTTTCTGCTCCCAGCATCCGGGGCGCCCCTGGACCACAGAGAGTTACCTCGGCTCCGCCctgcagctgcagaaacacGATAGGGTCTTTGTGAATGTTTCGCAGCCCAGTTATCTCAGTCATGAACATTATGCCAACTTCTTTGGTCTTTACAAGATCTGA
- the LOC115590830 gene encoding uncharacterized protein LOC115590830, translating to MARNEEKQQGKLNRLWLQKEREEGRLKDVHKRRPKLSTLNSSSSVKKWIPSIKSEIEYYLQQSQLSHYPERKIAEFQLQIEALEKEYKSFITKLRVLDPTCKHKPWTPRAYCKRRADTQESPSLVKTPRPCESYNGSSQHGGGESDLGCIWTGSSKTSGEQGPLSVSPVPTEAVLADQDQPLSFNHTRLAIAAAAFRGPSVQHGSSQTQNLARMLQCGLPNLVNASLRQTVSTQHRETENVDGVGQKSVVLELKSDCEETERIPDKPSNTRTTEERTGHVLGLDCYSSSDEECGT from the exons ATGGCCAGAAACGAGGAGAAACAACAAGGGAAGCTGAACAGACTTTGGcttcagaaagagagagaag AGGGACGACTCAAAGATGTACACAAGCGGAGACCCAAACTG TCTACTCTGAACTCATCTTCCTCTGTGAAAAAGTGGATCCCCAGCATCAAGAGTGAAATAGAGTATTACCTGCAG CAGTCCCAGCTGTCTCATTACCCAGAGAGGAAGATCGCCGAGTTCCAGCTGCAAATAGAGGCTTTAGAGAAAGAGTACAAAAGCTTCATCACCAAACTACGAGTCCTTGACCCCACCTGCAAACATAAGCCGTGGACTCCTCGAGCATACTGCAAAAGGAGAGCAGACACGCAAGAATCTCCAAGTCTTG TGAAAACCCCTCGGCCCTGTGAGTCATACAACGGCAGCAGTCAGCACGGTGGAGGTGAAAGTGACCTGGGTTGCATTTGGACAGGAAGTAGCAAAACCTCAGGGGAACAGGGACCGCTCAGCGTTTCCCCTGTCCCCACAGAGGCAGTCCTTGCAGACCAGGACCAGCCCCTCTCCTTCAACCATACAAGACTGGCAATAGCTGCTGCTGCGTTCAGAGGACCGTCAGTTCAGCATGGCTCTTCTCAAACCCAGAACCTAGCCAGGATGCTGCAGTGTGGCCTGCCAAACCTTGTTAATGCTTCACTGAGGCAAACAGTTTCAACCCAACACAGAGAAACCGAGAATGTTGATGGCGTTGGACAGAAAAGCGTCGTCCTAGAACTAAAGTCAGACTGTGAAGAAACAGAGAGGATACCTGACAAACCATCCAACACTAGGACAACAGAGGAGAGGACGGGCCATGTCCTGGGACTAGACTGTTACTCTTCTTCTGACGAGGAGTGTGGCACATGA